Proteins co-encoded in one Columba livia isolate bColLiv1 breed racing homer chromosome 14, bColLiv1.pat.W.v2, whole genome shotgun sequence genomic window:
- the SKP1 gene encoding S-phase kinase-associated protein 1 has translation MPSIKLQSSDGEIFEVDVEIAKQSVTIKTMLEDLGMDDEGDDDPVPLPNVNAAILKKVIQWCTHHKDDPPPPEDDENKEKRTDDIPVWDQEFLKVDQGTLFELILAANYLDIKGLLDVTCKTVANMIKGKTPEEIRKTFNIKNDFTEEEEAQVRKENQWCEEK, from the exons ATGCCTTCAATTAAACTCCAGAGCTCAGATGGCGAAATCTTTGAAGTTGATGTTGAAATTGCAAAACAGTCTGTCACTATAAAGACCATGCTGGAAG ATTTGGGAATGGATGATGAAGGTGATGATGACCCAGTCCCTCTTCCAAATGTGAATGCAGCCATCTTAAAAAAG GTGATTCAGTGGTGCACCCATCACAAGGATGATCCACCTCCTCCTGAGGATGatgagaacaaagaaaaaaggacagatGACATCCCTGTGTGGGATCAAGAATTTCTGAAAGTAGACCAAGGAACACTCTTTGAACTTATCTTG gctgcaaATTACTTGGACATCAAAGGTTTGCTTGATGTCACGTGCAAGACAGTGGCAAACATGATCAAGGGGAAAACTCCAGAAGAAATTCGCAAGACATTCAATATTAAGAATGACTTcactgaggaggaagaagcacaG gtACGCAAAGAGAACCAGTGGTGTGAAGAGAAGTGA